Proteins from a genomic interval of Pantoea deleyi:
- the folP gene encoding dihydropteroate synthase — translation MKLFARDSHLDLSFPHVMGILNVTPDSFSDGGRHNALVDALTHTNEMVNAGATIIDVGGESTRPGADEVSEEEELERVIPVVEAIARRFEVWISVDTSKAAVIREAARVGAHIINDVRSLSEPGALEAAAATDLPVCLMHMQGEPRTMQEAPRYDNILSEVDTYFAQQIARCEAAGIKKARLILDPGFGFGKNLSHNYELLAHLGDFHHFGLPLLVGMSRKSMIGQLLNVGPSQRLTGSLSCAVIAAMQGAQIIRAHDVKETAEAMRVVEATRRAKG, via the coding sequence ATGAAGTTGTTCGCCCGTGATTCCCATCTCGATTTATCGTTTCCGCATGTGATGGGCATTCTGAACGTCACGCCGGACTCCTTTTCAGATGGCGGCAGGCACAACGCGCTGGTCGATGCGCTGACGCACACCAACGAGATGGTTAACGCCGGTGCCACCATCATTGACGTGGGCGGTGAATCGACCCGTCCCGGAGCGGACGAGGTCAGCGAGGAGGAGGAGCTGGAGCGGGTGATCCCGGTGGTCGAGGCCATTGCCCGGCGCTTCGAGGTCTGGATTTCAGTCGATACCTCCAAGGCGGCGGTGATCCGGGAAGCGGCGCGAGTGGGTGCTCACATCATTAATGACGTCCGGTCGCTCTCTGAACCGGGTGCGCTGGAGGCCGCGGCCGCTACCGACCTGCCTGTCTGTCTGATGCACATGCAGGGTGAACCGCGCACCATGCAGGAGGCTCCACGGTATGACAATATCCTGAGTGAAGTGGACACTTACTTCGCTCAGCAGATCGCGCGCTGTGAGGCGGCAGGGATCAAAAAAGCGCGACTGATACTCGACCCGGGCTTCGGTTTCGGTAAAAATCTCAGCCACAATTATGAGCTGCTGGCGCATCTCGGCGATTTCCATCACTTCGGCCTGCCACTTCTGGTGGGAATGTCGCGTAAGTCGATGATTGGCCAGCTGTTAAATGTCGGTCCGTCGCAGCGTTTAACCGGCAGCCTGAGTTGCGCGGTCATTGCTGCCATGCAGGGCGCGCAGATCATTCGCGCGCATGATGTCAAAGAGACGGCCGAAGCGATGCGCGTGGTCGAAGCGACCCGAAGAGCAAAAGGATAA